A genomic segment from Candidatus Brocadia sinica JPN1 encodes:
- a CDS encoding thioredoxin-like domain-containing protein — translation MPLAFAQKKKIPAPELAGGTAWLNVSKPLALADLKGKVVLLDFWTYCCINCMHIIPDLKKLEEKYPKELVIIGVHSAKFENERDAENIRQAILRYEIEHPVVNDSNFAIWDAYGARAWPTLVLIDPEGHVVGTDTGEGHYETLDKLIGQLISEYRSKNLINETAIPLSLEKYKLGEGILSFPGKVLADEASNRLFIADSNHNRIIIADLGGAVLDIAGNGKIGKSDGVFTEASFHHPQGMAIHGDHLYVADTENHLIRKLDLKAKTVKTIAGTGKQADFMDTGGMGMFSPLNSPWDLVFLDGQLYIAMAGAHQIWVMDLETAVFQPFAGSGREGRIDGPLDKAALAQPSGITVSGRRLYFADSEVSSIRYVDLEKKEVKTVVGKDLFVFGDVDGQGDEVRLQHPLGVLNHNGLIYIADTYNHKIKLLNPLDRTCRTFSGNGKAGHVDGKDPQFYEPGGLNIANNKLYVADTNNHAIRVVDMKTKEASTLQIKGLKTEVSQKVSESALPPFAKSLDLPLKTLKTDTEIQLTVNINLPKGYHLNPNAPLSYMVEAGKGIQIEQGNREVRLEKPALPIKISFKTGSEVLSTDLKVSVSFYYCREDNQGACFIDAVVWHQPIKIDKDTGDTAVALDYDVKLP, via the coding sequence ATGCCTTTGGCATTTGCACAGAAAAAAAAGATTCCTGCCCCTGAACTAGCGGGTGGTACTGCCTGGCTCAATGTTTCAAAACCCCTGGCCCTGGCTGATTTAAAGGGGAAGGTCGTACTCCTGGACTTCTGGACATATTGCTGTATCAATTGCATGCACATCATTCCCGACCTTAAAAAGCTGGAGGAAAAATATCCAAAAGAATTAGTGATTATAGGGGTACATTCCGCAAAATTTGAGAATGAGCGGGATGCAGAAAATATCCGTCAGGCTATTCTTCGGTACGAAATTGAACATCCGGTAGTTAATGACAGCAATTTTGCCATCTGGGATGCCTACGGTGCCAGGGCATGGCCCACACTCGTACTGATCGATCCAGAGGGGCATGTGGTGGGAACAGATACAGGCGAGGGACATTATGAGACCTTGGATAAACTCATTGGCCAATTGATCTCCGAATATCGTTCTAAAAATCTCATCAATGAAACCGCCATACCACTTTCTTTAGAAAAATACAAACTAGGAGAGGGCATTCTCTCTTTTCCCGGCAAAGTGCTGGCGGATGAGGCATCAAATCGGTTGTTTATTGCAGATTCAAATCACAATCGGATCATTATTGCAGATTTGGGAGGCGCCGTTTTAGATATTGCTGGCAATGGTAAAATTGGCAAGAGCGATGGTGTATTTACGGAAGCAAGCTTTCATCATCCACAAGGGATGGCCATTCACGGGGATCACTTGTATGTGGCAGATACCGAGAATCATCTCATTCGTAAATTGGATTTAAAGGCAAAGACGGTCAAAACAATTGCTGGTACGGGTAAACAGGCGGACTTTATGGATACTGGTGGAATGGGCATGTTTTCCCCTCTTAATTCGCCCTGGGATCTGGTCTTTTTAGACGGGCAACTCTATATAGCCATGGCTGGGGCACATCAAATCTGGGTGATGGATTTAGAAACCGCAGTTTTCCAACCCTTTGCTGGTAGTGGCAGGGAGGGGCGTATTGATGGCCCGTTAGATAAGGCCGCCCTGGCTCAGCCCAGCGGGATTACGGTTTCCGGCAGAAGGCTCTATTTTGCAGATAGTGAGGTAAGTTCGATTCGTTACGTTGACCTTGAAAAGAAAGAAGTAAAGACGGTGGTAGGAAAAGATCTCTTTGTTTTTGGAGATGTGGATGGTCAGGGAGACGAAGTACGTTTACAACATCCGCTTGGTGTATTGAACCACAACGGCCTTATCTATATAGCGGATACCTATAATCATAAGATTAAGCTTTTAAATCCTCTGGACAGGACGTGCCGGACATTCTCAGGTAATGGAAAAGCCGGACATGTAGATGGTAAAGATCCCCAATTCTATGAACCCGGAGGACTCAATATTGCCAATAATAAACTGTATGTTGCCGATACCAATAACCATGCCATCCGCGTGGTTGACATGAAAACGAAGGAGGCGAGTACCTTGCAGATCAAAGGACTCAAAACAGAGGTCTCACAAAAAGTATCGGAGAGTGCACTACCTCCTTTTGCAAAGTCGCTGGATTTACCTTTGAAAACCTTGAAAACAGATACAGAGATACAATTAACAGTAAACATAAACCTTCCCAAGGGATACCATTTGAACCCCAATGCCCCATTGTCATATATGGTCGAAGCTGGTAAAGGTATTCAGATTGAGCAGGGCAATCGGGAAGTGAGACTCGAAAAGCCTGCATTACCTATAAAAATTTCCTTCAAGACAGGTTCTGAGGTATTGAGTACAGATTTAAAGGTCTCCGTGAGTTTTTATTATTGCAGGGAGGATAATCAGGGGGCGTGCTTCATTGATGCGGTAGTCTGGCATCAACCGATTAAAATTGACAAGGACACGGGAGATACTGCGGTGGCGTTGGACTATGATGTAAAATTGCCGTAA
- a CDS encoding intermembrane phospholipid transport protein YdbH family protein, whose product MDLNRKIAFRSIVIVFIIFSLLCGIYLFIPFFLEKKLLPSLAKSFGLSNFTCNVRKFSLTGLDLSSLQWGERESPSLSFDSVRFDYSLFGLFQKHVNKIIISGVEIRSEYKDGTFSIAGMDFNKLFQSPSDTKREKPANSQQQTMPISFGEFALRNATILLKSGDENFRIPLSIKAKPFATQGNETNSGYEAQLWLYPNLINPLPGVKIASQIAMDARYNFKTNDFGIQLNFTNMNIEYKELQIQNSLGNVPLTIEVTKKQDDIHMKFSRFCIMSPFPIELSMRQNTDCNLHISPEQMDMQGKIYVNINKELTSSNSRFWLKVADSESLPFTFKGKKRGSQWHFSLNSTGSDTPLQFHGQTEKIHLHPKIFSVCGKGKGSNGTTRFSMKVSHIKYDSDYMRINIPNFWIFGNSSIDNGQFSTIKAFAKVTDTEYHTGSLSVREIHAKIPLQWPYPSMETDKITSTNKPERYLNIDEIKYADMDVGRIFATPYQDRLNIFFAGQHKDLFPDFRVYFLGSAGMSNEGNFVSKVDFKTSEPEKAIKINLGKFSPQLTGMFFEGNLDMNGNCKFIGSTITSSALITMRNSKIEVPEKKIALEGIDFDLDMQDLYKFCSAPDQMLKFKRFAWGDIEMNEGEVEFQIESFSSFFLKKSSFSWCGGHVYTHGLRIKSGRREFDIICYCDRLKLATILKQFKAASADGEGSVNGRIPISYKDAKIKVHDGFLYSTPGEKGTISFRTDTLVSGASGVQQSIQMQIAREALKNFTYDWAKLSLLSQGDDLMIRMQMDGRPADLLPFGFSKAKGLVKIEEPRAHFQGIRFDINFKLPLDKMLYYGAGMSELLQSE is encoded by the coding sequence ATGGATCTGAATAGAAAAATAGCATTTCGCTCTATTGTCATTGTATTCATTATTTTCTCCCTGTTATGTGGCATATATTTGTTTATTCCGTTTTTTCTCGAGAAAAAACTGCTTCCCAGCCTTGCCAAAAGCTTCGGACTTAGCAACTTCACCTGCAATGTGCGCAAGTTCAGTCTGACCGGACTCGACCTGTCCTCTCTGCAATGGGGAGAACGTGAAAGCCCTTCTCTGTCATTTGACTCTGTCCGCTTCGACTATTCTTTATTTGGTTTATTTCAAAAACACGTAAACAAGATCATTATCAGCGGCGTTGAAATCAGGTCTGAATATAAAGACGGAACTTTTAGTATTGCTGGAATGGATTTCAATAAACTTTTCCAAAGTCCTTCGGATACAAAGCGAGAAAAACCGGCCAATTCGCAACAACAAACAATGCCCATAAGTTTTGGAGAATTTGCATTACGGAATGCTACCATTCTTTTAAAATCAGGAGATGAGAATTTTCGAATCCCATTGAGCATTAAAGCAAAGCCTTTTGCCACACAGGGAAATGAAACAAATTCAGGTTATGAAGCGCAATTATGGCTATATCCAAACCTAATAAACCCACTACCAGGAGTTAAAATCGCATCCCAGATAGCTATGGACGCAAGATATAATTTTAAAACAAATGACTTTGGAATACAGCTTAACTTTACTAATATGAATATTGAATATAAGGAATTGCAAATACAGAATTCCCTTGGCAATGTTCCATTAACGATAGAAGTTACAAAAAAACAGGACGATATTCATATGAAATTCTCCCGTTTTTGTATTATGTCGCCCTTTCCCATAGAACTATCTATGAGACAAAATACTGATTGCAATCTACACATCTCTCCGGAGCAAATGGATATGCAGGGAAAGATTTATGTAAACATTAATAAAGAATTAACAAGCAGCAATTCTCGTTTCTGGTTAAAAGTTGCCGATTCCGAATCTTTACCCTTTACGTTTAAAGGTAAAAAAAGAGGATCTCAGTGGCATTTCTCTTTGAATTCCACCGGTTCAGATACGCCGCTACAATTTCACGGACAGACAGAAAAGATTCATTTGCATCCGAAGATTTTTTCCGTCTGTGGAAAAGGAAAAGGTTCGAATGGTACTACACGATTTTCAATGAAAGTGTCTCATATAAAATATGATTCAGATTATATGCGTATCAATATTCCAAATTTTTGGATATTCGGCAATTCGTCCATTGATAATGGGCAGTTTTCCACGATAAAAGCCTTTGCAAAAGTAACAGATACAGAATATCATACCGGAAGCCTCTCTGTAAGGGAAATACACGCCAAAATCCCTCTCCAATGGCCATATCCATCGATGGAAACGGATAAAATTACATCCACAAATAAGCCAGAAAGATATCTTAACATAGATGAAATAAAATATGCGGACATGGATGTTGGGAGAATTTTTGCGACACCTTATCAGGACAGGCTAAATATCTTCTTTGCAGGCCAACACAAGGACTTATTCCCTGACTTTCGCGTTTATTTCCTGGGAAGTGCGGGAATGAGCAACGAAGGTAATTTTGTTTCGAAAGTTGATTTTAAAACCTCCGAACCAGAAAAGGCTATAAAAATAAACCTTGGAAAGTTTTCACCCCAATTGACAGGAATGTTTTTTGAAGGCAATCTGGATATGAACGGTAATTGCAAATTCATTGGTAGTACGATAACAAGTAGTGCACTCATAACAATGCGTAATTCAAAGATAGAAGTTCCTGAAAAAAAAATTGCACTTGAAGGCATTGATTTTGACCTGGATATGCAGGATTTATACAAATTTTGCAGTGCCCCTGATCAAATGTTAAAATTTAAGCGCTTTGCCTGGGGCGATATAGAAATGAATGAAGGAGAGGTTGAATTCCAGATAGAATCTTTTTCGTCTTTTTTTCTTAAAAAGAGTAGCTTTTCCTGGTGCGGAGGACATGTATATACGCATGGTTTACGGATAAAATCCGGTAGAAGAGAATTCGATATTATTTGTTACTGCGATCGCCTTAAACTTGCAACAATCTTAAAACAGTTTAAGGCAGCGAGCGCTGATGGTGAAGGTTCAGTAAATGGAAGGATCCCAATAAGTTATAAAGATGCGAAAATAAAAGTCCATGATGGTTTCCTTTATTCTACACCCGGAGAAAAAGGTACCATTAGTTTTCGTACTGATACACTCGTATCAGGAGCATCGGGTGTTCAGCAGAGTATTCAAATGCAAATTGCCCGGGAAGCCCTGAAAAATTTTACATATGACTGGGCAAAGCTTTCATTACTGAGCCAGGGTGATGACCTTATGATCCGTATGCAGATGGACGGAAGGCCTGCCGATTTATTACCATTTGGTTTTAGTAAAGCAAAGGGACTCGTAAAAATAGAAGAGCCAAGGGCACATTTTCAGGGAATACGGTTTGATATCAATTTTAAACTGCCCCTCGATAAAATGTTGTATTACGGTGCCGGAATGAGTGAATTGTTGCAATCTGAGTAA
- a CDS encoding type II toxin-antitoxin system HicB family antitoxin: MVRKKYVYWQDGDMWIGYLEEYPDYKTQGESLEELKENLKDIYQELTSGTIPCVRKVAELEVA; encoded by the coding sequence ATGGTGAGAAAAAAATACGTATATTGGCAAGATGGAGATATGTGGATAGGGTACCTTGAAGAATATCCAGACTATAAGACTCAGGGTGAATCCCTTGAAGAATTAAAGGAAAATTTAAAGGATATTTATCAAGAATTAACGAGCGGTACTATTCCCTGCGTGCGTAAAGTTGCTGAACTTGAAGTTGCATGA